One genomic window of Euleptes europaea isolate rEulEur1 chromosome 8, rEulEur1.hap1, whole genome shotgun sequence includes the following:
- the LOC130482049 gene encoding leukocyte elastase inhibitor-like isoform X1: METLSMANTGFALDLFKHVSQIHHDKNILFSPWSISSIMAAVYLGARGCTAEQIAEVFHFNKVERTGATRTITRRAYSKMEELLNNPCISIQKFKTSFDIPNNIHSEFQVLGQEINQPSKNIMLRSINQLYGDRSTPFRNEFLRSVKKYYNIEPQTVDFQKASDEVRKEINSWVEHQTEGKIENLLKEGSIDSLTQLILVNALYFKGNWSKTFNKEATTEQPFRLNKSTSKAVKMMFQHGKFNWNYVTQVQTHILELPYVNKDLSMFILLPDDISDNSTGLEMLERELTSETLSKWTSPEEMEETAVRVYLPRIQLEDSYELKSSLSRLGVTEAFDAGHSDFSGMSDKDNLVLSQVFHKCFVDINEEGTEAAASSAAGVSSRSQGDAVLFAAEHPFLFFIRHNKTKSVLFLGKFCSP, encoded by the exons ATGGAGACTCTGAGCATGGCAAACACGGGGTTTGCCCTTGACCTTTTCAAGCATGTGAGCCAGATTCATCATGACAAGAACATCTTATTTTCGCCTTGGAGTATTTCTTCTATCATGGCTGCTGTGTATCTTGGGGCCAGAGGCTGTACTGCAGAGCAGATCGCAGAG GTATTTCATTTTAACAAAGTTGAAAGAACAGGAGCCACTAGAACAATAACACGACGAGCATATTCCAAAATGGAGGAGCTTCTGAATAACCCCTGCATCTCTATCCAGAA atttaagaCATCGTTTGATATACCAAACAACATCCATTCAGAATTTCAGGTGCTTGGCCAAGAAATCAACCAGCCTTCTAAAAACATCATGCTAAGAAGCATCAATCAACTATATGGTGACAGATCAACACCTTTCAGAAAT GAATTCTTACGATCAGTCAAGAAATATTATAACATAGAACCGCAAACAGTAGATTTTCAAAAAGCTTCAGATGAAGTCAGAAAAGAGATCAATTCCTGGGTGGAACATCAGACAGAAG GTAAAATAGAGAATCTGTTGAAAGAGGGATCCATAGATTCACTTACCCAACTGATTCTGGTGAACGCACTATACTTCAAAGGAAATTGGTCAAAGACATTTAACAAGGAAGCCACGACTGAACAGCCTTTCAGACTGAACAAG AGCACAAGTAAGGCAGTAAAGATGATGTTCCAGCACGGTAAATTTAACTGGAACTACGTCACACAAGTCCAGACTCATATTCTTGAACTTCCATATGTCAATAAAGACCTCAGCATGTTTATACTGCTCCCCGATGACATCAGTGACAACAGCACTGGCTTGGAAATG CTAGAAAGAGAATTGACTTCTGAGACTTTATCCAAGTGGACGAGCCCAGAAGAAATGGAGGAAACTGCTGTACGGGTCTATCTTCCTAGGATCCAATTAGAAGACAGCTACGAGTTAAAGTCCTCTTTGAGCCGACTGGGGGTAACAGAGGCCTTCGATGCTGGCCATAGTGACTTCAGTGGGATGTCCGACAAAGACAATCTGGTTCTGTCTCAGGTTTTCCACAAGTGCTTTGTTGACATTAATGAAGAGGGCACCGAAGCCGCGGCGTCGAGTGCGGCCGGAGTATCCAGCCGAAGCCAAGGAGACGCAGTTTTGTTTGCTGCAGAACACcctttcctcttcttcatccGGCATAACAAGACCAAGAGCGTCCTCTTCTTGGGGAAGTTCTGCTCTCCCTAA
- the LOC130482049 gene encoding leukocyte elastase inhibitor-like isoform X2, which yields MEELLNNPCISIQKTSFDIPNNIHSEFQVLGQEINQPSKNIMLRSINQLYGDRSTPFRNEFLRSVKKYYNIEPQTVDFQKASDEVRKEINSWVEHQTEGKIENLLKEGSIDSLTQLILVNALYFKGNWSKTFNKEATTEQPFRLNKSTSKAVKMMFQHGKFNWNYVTQVQTHILELPYVNKDLSMFILLPDDISDNSTGLEMLERELTSETLSKWTSPEEMEETAVRVYLPRIQLEDSYELKSSLSRLGVTEAFDAGHSDFSGMSDKDNLVLSQVFHKCFVDINEEGTEAAASSAAGVSSRSQGDAVLFAAEHPFLFFIRHNKTKSVLFLGKFCSP from the exons ATGGAGGAGCTTCTGAATAACCCCTGCATCTCTATCCAGAAG aCATCGTTTGATATACCAAACAACATCCATTCAGAATTTCAGGTGCTTGGCCAAGAAATCAACCAGCCTTCTAAAAACATCATGCTAAGAAGCATCAATCAACTATATGGTGACAGATCAACACCTTTCAGAAAT GAATTCTTACGATCAGTCAAGAAATATTATAACATAGAACCGCAAACAGTAGATTTTCAAAAAGCTTCAGATGAAGTCAGAAAAGAGATCAATTCCTGGGTGGAACATCAGACAGAAG GTAAAATAGAGAATCTGTTGAAAGAGGGATCCATAGATTCACTTACCCAACTGATTCTGGTGAACGCACTATACTTCAAAGGAAATTGGTCAAAGACATTTAACAAGGAAGCCACGACTGAACAGCCTTTCAGACTGAACAAG AGCACAAGTAAGGCAGTAAAGATGATGTTCCAGCACGGTAAATTTAACTGGAACTACGTCACACAAGTCCAGACTCATATTCTTGAACTTCCATATGTCAATAAAGACCTCAGCATGTTTATACTGCTCCCCGATGACATCAGTGACAACAGCACTGGCTTGGAAATG CTAGAAAGAGAATTGACTTCTGAGACTTTATCCAAGTGGACGAGCCCAGAAGAAATGGAGGAAACTGCTGTACGGGTCTATCTTCCTAGGATCCAATTAGAAGACAGCTACGAGTTAAAGTCCTCTTTGAGCCGACTGGGGGTAACAGAGGCCTTCGATGCTGGCCATAGTGACTTCAGTGGGATGTCCGACAAAGACAATCTGGTTCTGTCTCAGGTTTTCCACAAGTGCTTTGTTGACATTAATGAAGAGGGCACCGAAGCCGCGGCGTCGAGTGCGGCCGGAGTATCCAGCCGAAGCCAAGGAGACGCAGTTTTGTTTGCTGCAGAACACcctttcctcttcttcatccGGCATAACAAGACCAAGAGCGTCCTCTTCTTGGGGAAGTTCTGCTCTCCCTAA